A stretch of Apis cerana isolate GH-2021 linkage group LG1, AcerK_1.0, whole genome shotgun sequence DNA encodes these proteins:
- the LOC107997369 gene encoding protein PFF0380w-like isoform X1, with translation MEGHSYVSCIKINGIPILPPMITKDIKRELSNYKESAINIEKKLIISRINKQCNSNTYKVQKELKDIKYNHSSRENLIPFEYDNFNENIVTDISDVPIETFKSSNENLEKTLEYDKDLNLRCNQSENQINLVPSTVSRSESITSSNDSNTTTLIKSTTTETISEIWKPQVPKTLNIIPLTLNNASLKENECQENDLDNLGDTPKLVRQGSYVLDTPSPILLAHMQMELTSSTCAPSSEYVPTSCTDVNRRKEWNAAQAKVEWEYETKNKESVPIANFYSNIDHKMCKSVSLQTKPECSLATYSSTRSADCIQTMLAKEYIDNDIKINQDKKHTLDNNNEMRKKFQTLNKCNSSCTFNSACKIGGSLENLNEQNNISTSNNFMKKLSRNTDIKNSISRLKSTIASDKLLTVYKKVQEMHKKQMAELMFRQHREQTLLQKEFEKQQLLLLIEIKKSFPEVSVPLLSENILSPAYNQIISNDNNDNKVFENNNDNIQNVKKVKNNLEHKIEYLQDHNMRMVSCPLNYIYPEMNYDNVPCSTKYSCIVQSSETELSNINNSIKKMKEKDVEIQSNDIKNHKEKLLEETEDSKRSNVSRELFPLDSKTTHVPIPDRIIYETKHIKAANVINAYTRGYLVRRMMRTERVIALKNTYKEALHCMLKLHVDAPLNRSEFNFLHRLQLQCDAASMNIVELFAQNPQKRMQVIAQDREIKQTRIERPTSARSYSFATQRTLARKKLKEMEEYQPTSFVRSCLSRSRCQTWTSDIKERLISSNILYQTIKRSTSAGTVRKPWR, from the exons atggaaGGTCATTCATATGTTTCATGTATCAAGATTAATGGAATTCCTATTTTACCACCAATG ataactaaagatattaaacgagaattatctaattataaagaaagtgcaataaatatagaaaaaaaattgattatttcgcgtattaataaacaatgtaATAGTAATACCTATAAAGttcaaaaagaattgaaagatataaaatataatcatagttcaagagaaaatttaattcctttcgaatatgataattttaatgaaaatattgttacaGATATAAGTGATGTTCCAATAGAAACATTCAAAAGTTCTAATGAAAATCTAGAAAAAACTTTAGAATATGATAAAGATTTAAACTTGAGATGTAATCAATCTGAAAATCAGATAAATTTAGTTCCTAGTACTGTTTCAAGATCAGAATCAATAACTTCTAGTAATGATTCAAATACaacaactttaataaaatctactACTACAGAAACAATATCAGAAATTTGGAAACCACAAGTGcctaaaacattaaatattattccattgaCACTAAATAATGCTAGtcttaaagaaaatgaatgtcAAGAAAATGATTTGGATAATTTAGGAGATACTCCTAAATTAGTACGTCAAGGTTCCTATGTATTAGATACTCCAAGTCCTATATTATTGGCACATATGCAAATGGAATTAACTAGTTCAACTTGTGCTCCTTCTTCTGAATATGTTCCAACCTCCTGTACTGATGTGAATCGACGAAAAGAATGGAATGCTGCACAAGCTAAAGTTGAATGGGAATATGAAACTAAAAATAAGGAATCTGTTCCTATTGCAaacttttattctaatattgatCATAAAATGTGTAAGTCTGTTTCTTTACAAACGAAGCCTGAATGTTCTTTAGCAACATATTCATCAACAAGATCAGCTGATTGTATTCAGACAATGTTAGCtaaagaatatattgataatgacATAAAAATTAACCAAGATAAAAAGCATACTTTAGAtaacaataatgaaatgagaaaaaaatttcaaacattgaATAAATGTAACAGCTCTTGCACTTTTAATTCAGCATGTAAAATTGGAGGTTCTTTAGAAAAtctaaatgaacaaaataatatttctacatCTAATAACTTTATGAAGAAACTCTCAAGAAAcacagatataaaaaattctatatctaGATTAAAATCTACTATTGCATCTGATAAACTTTTAacagtttataaaaaagtacaaGAAATGCACAAAAAACAAATGGCTGAATTAATGTTTCGTCAACACAGAGAACAAACATTACttcaaaaagaatttgaaaaacaacaattacttttattgattgaaattaaaaaatccttTCCAGAAGTTTCAGTTCCTTtactttctgaaaatattttatctcctgcttataatcaaattatttctaatgataataatgataataaagttttcgaaaataacaatgataatatacaaaatgtaaaaaaagtaaaaaataatttagaacataaaatagaatatttacaaGATCATAATATGAGAATGGTTTCATgtccattaaattatatatatcctgAAATGAATTATGATAATGTTCCGTGTTCCACTAAATATTCATGTATAGTTCAGTCATCAGAAActgaattatcgaatattaataattctataaaaaaaatgaaagaaaaagatgtagAAATACaatcaaatgatataaaaaatcataaagaaaaattattagaagaaaCTGAAGATAGTAAACGTTCAAACGTTAGTCGAGAATTATTTCCTTTAGATAGTAAGACTACCCATGTACCAATTCCTGATAGGATAATATATGAAACTAAACAT aTAAAAGCAGCAAATGTAATAAATGCATATACAAGAGGATATTTAGTACGTAGAATGATGCGAACTGAACGTGTAAttgctttaaaaaatacatataaagaaGCTTTACATTGTATGCTTAAACTTCATGTTGATGCACCTCTTAATCGttcagaatttaattttttacatcgcCTTCAATTACAG TGTGATGCAGCTTCTATGAATATAGTGGAGTTATTTGCCCAAAATCCACAGAAAAGAATGCAAGTAATAGCTCAAGATCGTGAAATCAAACAAACTCGCATAGAGCGTCCTACATCTGCAAGATCGTACTCGTTTGCAACTCAGCGGACTTTAGCCaggaaaaaattgaagga gATGGAAGAATATCAACCAACTTCGTTTGTTCGTTCATGTTTGTCTAGATCTAGATGTCAAACTTGGACTTcagatattaaagaaagacTTATTTCTTCAAACATTTTGT atcaaACTATTAAAAGAAGTACTAGTGCCGGAACTGTACGAAAACCATGGcggtaa
- the LOC107997369 gene encoding protein PFF0380w-like isoform X2, whose product MEGHSYVSCIKINGIPILPPMITKDIKRELSNYKESAINIEKKLIISRINKQCNSNTYKVQKELKDIKYNHSSRENLIPFEYDNFNENIVTDISDVPIETFKSSNENLEKTLEYDKDLNLRCNQSENQINLVPSTVSRSESITSSNDSNTTTLIKSTTTETISEIWKPQVPKTLNIIPLTLNNASLKENECQENDLDNLGDTPKLVRQGSYVLDTPSPILLAHMQMELTSSTCAPSSEYVPTSCTDVNRRKEWNAAQAKVEWEYETKNKESVPIANFYSNIDHKMCKSVSLQTKPECSLATYSSTRSADCIQTMLAKEYIDNDIKINQDKKHTLDNNNEMRKKFQTLNKCNSSCTFNSACKIGGSLENLNEQNNISTSNNFMKKLSRNTDIKNSISRLKSTIASDKLLTVYKKVQEMHKKQMAELMFRQHREQTLLQKEFEKQQLLLLIEIKKSFPEVSVPLLSENILSPAYNQIISNDNNDNKVFENNNDNIQNVKKVKNNLEHKIEYLQDHNMRMVSCPLNYIYPEMNYDNVPCSTKYSCIVQSSETELSNINNSIKKMKEKDVEIQSNDIKNHKEKLLEETEDSKRSNIKAANVINAYTRGYLVRRMMRTERVIALKNTYKEALHCMLKLHVDAPLNRSEFNFLHRLQLQCDAASMNIVELFAQNPQKRMQVIAQDREIKQTRIERPTSARSYSFATQRTLARKKLKEMEEYQPTSFVRSCLSRSRCQTWTSDIKERLISSNILYQTIKRSTSAGTVRKPWR is encoded by the exons atggaaGGTCATTCATATGTTTCATGTATCAAGATTAATGGAATTCCTATTTTACCACCAATG ataactaaagatattaaacgagaattatctaattataaagaaagtgcaataaatatagaaaaaaaattgattatttcgcgtattaataaacaatgtaATAGTAATACCTATAAAGttcaaaaagaattgaaagatataaaatataatcatagttcaagagaaaatttaattcctttcgaatatgataattttaatgaaaatattgttacaGATATAAGTGATGTTCCAATAGAAACATTCAAAAGTTCTAATGAAAATCTAGAAAAAACTTTAGAATATGATAAAGATTTAAACTTGAGATGTAATCAATCTGAAAATCAGATAAATTTAGTTCCTAGTACTGTTTCAAGATCAGAATCAATAACTTCTAGTAATGATTCAAATACaacaactttaataaaatctactACTACAGAAACAATATCAGAAATTTGGAAACCACAAGTGcctaaaacattaaatattattccattgaCACTAAATAATGCTAGtcttaaagaaaatgaatgtcAAGAAAATGATTTGGATAATTTAGGAGATACTCCTAAATTAGTACGTCAAGGTTCCTATGTATTAGATACTCCAAGTCCTATATTATTGGCACATATGCAAATGGAATTAACTAGTTCAACTTGTGCTCCTTCTTCTGAATATGTTCCAACCTCCTGTACTGATGTGAATCGACGAAAAGAATGGAATGCTGCACAAGCTAAAGTTGAATGGGAATATGAAACTAAAAATAAGGAATCTGTTCCTATTGCAaacttttattctaatattgatCATAAAATGTGTAAGTCTGTTTCTTTACAAACGAAGCCTGAATGTTCTTTAGCAACATATTCATCAACAAGATCAGCTGATTGTATTCAGACAATGTTAGCtaaagaatatattgataatgacATAAAAATTAACCAAGATAAAAAGCATACTTTAGAtaacaataatgaaatgagaaaaaaatttcaaacattgaATAAATGTAACAGCTCTTGCACTTTTAATTCAGCATGTAAAATTGGAGGTTCTTTAGAAAAtctaaatgaacaaaataatatttctacatCTAATAACTTTATGAAGAAACTCTCAAGAAAcacagatataaaaaattctatatctaGATTAAAATCTACTATTGCATCTGATAAACTTTTAacagtttataaaaaagtacaaGAAATGCACAAAAAACAAATGGCTGAATTAATGTTTCGTCAACACAGAGAACAAACATTACttcaaaaagaatttgaaaaacaacaattacttttattgattgaaattaaaaaatccttTCCAGAAGTTTCAGTTCCTTtactttctgaaaatattttatctcctgcttataatcaaattatttctaatgataataatgataataaagttttcgaaaataacaatgataatatacaaaatgtaaaaaaagtaaaaaataatttagaacataaaatagaatatttacaaGATCATAATATGAGAATGGTTTCATgtccattaaattatatatatcctgAAATGAATTATGATAATGTTCCGTGTTCCACTAAATATTCATGTATAGTTCAGTCATCAGAAActgaattatcgaatattaataattctataaaaaaaatgaaagaaaaagatgtagAAATACaatcaaatgatataaaaaatcataaagaaaaattattagaagaaaCTGAAGATAGTAAACGTTCAAAC aTAAAAGCAGCAAATGTAATAAATGCATATACAAGAGGATATTTAGTACGTAGAATGATGCGAACTGAACGTGTAAttgctttaaaaaatacatataaagaaGCTTTACATTGTATGCTTAAACTTCATGTTGATGCACCTCTTAATCGttcagaatttaattttttacatcgcCTTCAATTACAG TGTGATGCAGCTTCTATGAATATAGTGGAGTTATTTGCCCAAAATCCACAGAAAAGAATGCAAGTAATAGCTCAAGATCGTGAAATCAAACAAACTCGCATAGAGCGTCCTACATCTGCAAGATCGTACTCGTTTGCAACTCAGCGGACTTTAGCCaggaaaaaattgaagga gATGGAAGAATATCAACCAACTTCGTTTGTTCGTTCATGTTTGTCTAGATCTAGATGTCAAACTTGGACTTcagatattaaagaaagacTTATTTCTTCAAACATTTTGT atcaaACTATTAAAAGAAGTACTAGTGCCGGAACTGTACGAAAACCATGGcggtaa
- the LOC107997998 gene encoding ubiquitin conjugation factor E4 A isoform X2 gives MCDNVNNNPFAGLFSTINDAVSFSSQNQTNINENNKVNHVAQLENKNIDNITGTINFQDSKDSKINNQVNCLLGDILGITLHRIEANEHQKCRLIFVNVDSIEQAVFERLMLSDLESKLVPIENSLFTDSHTIEKQVIPYLFESYCRLQKYQNKSEFSNILCKINQVILQNTSVALQEPELFEEQKIHNQFIALCMNGTELKSEFLSFINGIILELQTENEKNATDAIAVSFNPILDIIYKEAAQSNLVLFRQYWFTILNLFSSIEPLAKLLINHSTPKSNQGRAYADTLLGALFNLSCLPKTIEEPFYFFEKPLQLTSATIEGNIWTVLDALNESLQKVFHLLLKCSSEVRHLTLQWIGNCLHSNANRGKIWNAQNDVNFSSMLCVSDGFMLNLGNVLLRLCQPFCIKQNDSKVPKIDPTYCAADDECINSIIHLKGMTSETCLIPTSEGGARPVAKTFGFTTECFFLTHRALDLGYRVVLDKLLRANQDLLRIQRVYQDAQNGGRSEVFEMITQRMEEEMTKYLSLRASILLPEMLKLLAKFHATTAFWLVQVYLNEIGENEQNDYIPKECKVVTFPLPETVPDTLRCIPEFVIENTIRFLYLLRRLNPNIFEEQGSAFLTPVLSEIIVLMESQQRLYNPHLRARLAEALEALLPTTDETMSPVTPIIGTFHREQLFITHPYRQYIVPNLLKVFVSIEMTGQSVQFEQKFNYRRPMYIVMEYLWKLPEHRNNFISLAEEAETNMEAAQPPLFLRFINLLMNDAVFLLDEALSTMAQLKQLIQARESGEWNKLPQHERDQQAHYLLHLGMIARFDNILGRKTIYTLKMLTTEIKSIFCHPTMVDRIASMLNYLLLQLVGPNKKNLKVNGQKEYAFNPANLVLNICEIYINLSQNESFTLAVSQDGRSYSSELFKLADNVLVRIGGVGILGDLDQFAKNVEAAASHKKEEDEILIDAPDEFLDPIMSTLMTDPVILPSSKITIDRQTIARHLLSDQTDPFNRSPLTMDMVKSNIELQHRVQEWIQQKKQEKMKNCH, from the exons ATGTGCGATAATGTAAATAACAATCCATTTGCTGGATTGTTTTCAACTATCAACGATGCCGTATCATTCTCGTCTCAGAATCAGACTAATatcaacgaaaataataaagttaatcaTGTTGCACAACTAGAGAATAAAAACATTGACAATATTACGGGAAccataaattttcaagattccaaagattctaaaatcaataatcaGGTTAACTGCCTTCTTGGTGATATACTTGGTATAACATTACATAGAATTGAAGCAAATGAACATCAAAAATGTAGATTGATTTTCGTTAATGTTGATTCAATCGAACAAGCAGTTTTTGAACGATTAATGTTATCTGATTTAGAATCCAAATTAGTACCCattgaaaattctctttttactGATTCTCATACAATAGAAAAACAAGTAATACCTTATTTGTTTGAAAGTTATTGTcgattacaaaaatatcaaaataaatcagaattttctaatattctttgtaaaataaatcaagttatattgcaaaatacaAGTGTTGCATTACAGGAACCAGAATTATTTGAAGAACAAAAA attcacAATCAATTTATTGCATTATGTATGAATGGAACTGAACtcaaatcagaatttttatcatttattaatggtATTATATTGGAGTTACAAactgaaaatgagaaaaatgctACAGATGCAATAGCTGTATCTTTTAATCCTattcttgatataatttataaagaggCAGCACAAAGTAATCTTGTTCTTTTTCGTCAATATTGGTTTactatattaaatcttttttcttcaatagaaCCTTTAGCTAAATTACTAATTAATCATAGTACTCCTAAAAGTAATCAAGGTCGAGCATATGCAGATACATTATTAGGtgcactttttaatttaagttgtTTACCAAAAACAATAGAAGAAccattttacttttttgaaaaacCATTGCAATTG acttCAGCTACTATTGAGGGAAATATTTGGACAGTCTTAGATGCATTAAATGAATCATTACAAAAAGTTTTTCACTTATTATTAAAGTGTTCATCAGAAGTTCGTCATTTAACTTTACAATGGATAGGCAATTGTCTTCATTCTAATGCAAATAGGGGGAAAATTTGGAATGCTCAAAATGATGTGAATTTTAGCTCAATGTTATGTGTCTCTGATggttttatgttaaatttaggAAATGTGCTATTGCGTCTTTGTCAACCATTTTGCATTAAACAAAATGATTCCAAAGTGCCTAAAATTGATCCAACATATTGCGCTGCAGAT gatgaatgtataaattcaattatacatttaaaaggAATGACCTCAGAAACTTGTTTGATACCAACATCAGAAGGTGGTGCTAGACCAGTGGCAAAGACATTTGGATTTACTACAGAATGCTTCTTTTTAACTCATAGAGCATTAGATCTTGGATATAGAGTAGTATTAGATAAACTTTTAAG agCAAATCAAGATTTGCTAAGAATACAAAGAGTATATCAGGATGCTCAGAATGGTGGAAGATCAGAAGTATTTGAAATGATAACTCAACGTATGGAAGAAGAAATGaccaa atatttatctcTGAGAGCAAGTATTTTATTACCAGAAATGTTAAAACTTCTAGCAAAATTTCATGCAACAACAGCATTTTGGTTAGTACAAgtatatttgaatgaaattggagaaaatgaacaaaatgatTACATTCCAAAAGAATGTAAAGTGGTAACGTTTCCTTTACCAGAAACTGTTCCAGATACTTTGAg ATGCATTCCTGAATTCGTAATAGAAAATACTATtcgatttttgtatttattacgccgtttaaatccaaatatttttgaagaacaaGGATCGGCTTTTCTTACACCTGTGCTTTCAGAg ataatagtATTAATGGAATCTCAACAACGTTTATATAATCCTCATTTACGTGCTCGTCTGGCAGAAGCTTTAGAGGCTCTTTTACCTACAACCGATGAAACTATGAGCCCTGTAACACCAATTATAGGGACATTCCATAgagaacaattatttattacacatcCATATAGACAATAT atTGTTCCAAATTTACTTAAAGTATTTGTAAGCATTGAAATGACTGGACAAAGCGTacaatttgaacaaaaatttaattatcgacgACCAATGTATATTgttatggaatatttatggAAACTGCCAGAAcatcgtaataattttat TTCTTTAGCTGAAGAAGCAGAAACCAATATGGAAGCAGCTCAACCTCCATTATTTTTgcgttttataaatcttttgatgAATGATgcagtttttttattagatgaaGCACTTTCAACCATGGCTCAATTAAAACAGTTAATTCAAGCgag ggAAAGTGGAGAATGGAATAAACTACCACAACATGAACGTGATCAACAGGCTCATTATCTTTTACATCTTGGAATGATAGCtcgatttgataatatattaggtagaaaaactatatatacattaaaaatgttaactaCAGAAATAAAATCCATCTTTTGTCATCCAACAATGGTGGATCGTATTGCTTCAatgcttaattatttattgcttcAATTGGTTGgaccaaacaaaaaaaatcttaag gtcAATGGTCAAAAAGAATATGCTTTCAATCCAGCAAatttagtattaaatatatgcgaaatttatataaatcttagtCAAAATGAATCTTTTACGCTTGCTGTTTCGCAAGATGGTCGTTCATACAGTTCAGAACTTTTCAAATTAGCTGACAATGTTCTTG ttCGTATCGGTGGCGTAGGTATATTAGGCGATTTAGatcaatttgcaaaaaatgtaGAAGCAGCTGCAAgtcataaaaaagaagaagatgaaattttaattgatgctCCTGATGAATTTCTTGATCCAATTATGTCTACATTAATGACAGATCCTGTCATTCTTCCATCATCAAAGATAACTATAGATCGCCAAACTATCGCAAg GCATTTATTAAGTGATCAAACTGATCCATTTAATCGATCTCCTCTTACTATGGATAtggtaaaatcaaatattgaacTTCAACATAGAGTACAAGAATGGATTCAACaaaaaaagcaagaaaaaatgaaaaattgccattga
- the LOC107997998 gene encoding ubiquitin conjugation factor E4 A isoform X1 — translation MCDNVNNNPFAGLFSTINDAVSFSSQNQTNINENNKVNHVAQLENKNIDNITGTINFQDSKDSKINNQVNCLLGDILGITLHRIEANEHQKCRLIFVNVDSIEQAVFERLMLSDLESKLVPIENSLFTDSHTIEKQVIPYLFESYCRLQKYQNKSEFSNILCKINQVILQNTSVALQEPELFEEQKIHNQFIALCMNGTELKSEFLSFINGIILELQTENEKNATDAIAVSFNPILDIIYKEAAQSNLVLFRQYWFTILNLFSSIEPLAKLLINHSTPKSNQGRAYADTLLGALFNLSCLPKTIEEPFYFFEKPLQLTSATIEGNIWTVLDALNESLQKVFHLLLKCSSEVRHLTLQWIGNCLHSNANRGKIWNAQNDVNFSSMLCVSDGFMLNLGNVLLRLCQPFCIKQNDSKVPKIDPTYCAADDECINSIIHLKGMTSETCLIPTSEGGARPVAKTFGFTTECFFLTHRALDLGYRVVLDKLLRANQDLLRIQRVYQDAQNGGRSEVFEMITQRMEEEMTKYLSLRASILLPEMLKLLAKFHATTAFWLVQVYLNEIGENEQNDYIPKECKVVTFPLPETVPDTLRCIPEFVIENTIRFLYLLRRLNPNIFEEQGSAFLTPVLSEIIVLMESQQRLYNPHLRARLAEALEALLPTTDETMSPVTPIIGTFHREQLFITHPYRQYIVPNLLKVFVSIEMTGQSVQFEQKFNYRRPMYIVMEYLWKLPEHRNNFISLAEEAETNMEAAQPPLFLRFINLLMNDAVFLLDEALSTMAQLKQLIQARESGEWNKLPQHERDQQAHYLLHLGMIARFDNILGRKTIYTLKMLTTEIKSIFCHPTMVDRIASMLNYLLLQLVGPNKKNLKVNGQKEYAFNPANLVLNICEIYINLSQNESFTLAVSQDGRSYSSELFKLADNVLVRIGGVGILGDLDQFAKNVEAAASHKKEEDEILIDAPDEFLDPIMSTLMTDPVILPSSKITIDRQTIARLEFFCLFKAFLYKICIIILLILFRHLLSDQTDPFNRSPLTMDMVKSNIELQHRVQEWIQQKKQEKMKNCH, via the exons ATGTGCGATAATGTAAATAACAATCCATTTGCTGGATTGTTTTCAACTATCAACGATGCCGTATCATTCTCGTCTCAGAATCAGACTAATatcaacgaaaataataaagttaatcaTGTTGCACAACTAGAGAATAAAAACATTGACAATATTACGGGAAccataaattttcaagattccaaagattctaaaatcaataatcaGGTTAACTGCCTTCTTGGTGATATACTTGGTATAACATTACATAGAATTGAAGCAAATGAACATCAAAAATGTAGATTGATTTTCGTTAATGTTGATTCAATCGAACAAGCAGTTTTTGAACGATTAATGTTATCTGATTTAGAATCCAAATTAGTACCCattgaaaattctctttttactGATTCTCATACAATAGAAAAACAAGTAATACCTTATTTGTTTGAAAGTTATTGTcgattacaaaaatatcaaaataaatcagaattttctaatattctttgtaaaataaatcaagttatattgcaaaatacaAGTGTTGCATTACAGGAACCAGAATTATTTGAAGAACAAAAA attcacAATCAATTTATTGCATTATGTATGAATGGAACTGAACtcaaatcagaatttttatcatttattaatggtATTATATTGGAGTTACAAactgaaaatgagaaaaatgctACAGATGCAATAGCTGTATCTTTTAATCCTattcttgatataatttataaagaggCAGCACAAAGTAATCTTGTTCTTTTTCGTCAATATTGGTTTactatattaaatcttttttcttcaatagaaCCTTTAGCTAAATTACTAATTAATCATAGTACTCCTAAAAGTAATCAAGGTCGAGCATATGCAGATACATTATTAGGtgcactttttaatttaagttgtTTACCAAAAACAATAGAAGAAccattttacttttttgaaaaacCATTGCAATTG acttCAGCTACTATTGAGGGAAATATTTGGACAGTCTTAGATGCATTAAATGAATCATTACAAAAAGTTTTTCACTTATTATTAAAGTGTTCATCAGAAGTTCGTCATTTAACTTTACAATGGATAGGCAATTGTCTTCATTCTAATGCAAATAGGGGGAAAATTTGGAATGCTCAAAATGATGTGAATTTTAGCTCAATGTTATGTGTCTCTGATggttttatgttaaatttaggAAATGTGCTATTGCGTCTTTGTCAACCATTTTGCATTAAACAAAATGATTCCAAAGTGCCTAAAATTGATCCAACATATTGCGCTGCAGAT gatgaatgtataaattcaattatacatttaaaaggAATGACCTCAGAAACTTGTTTGATACCAACATCAGAAGGTGGTGCTAGACCAGTGGCAAAGACATTTGGATTTACTACAGAATGCTTCTTTTTAACTCATAGAGCATTAGATCTTGGATATAGAGTAGTATTAGATAAACTTTTAAG agCAAATCAAGATTTGCTAAGAATACAAAGAGTATATCAGGATGCTCAGAATGGTGGAAGATCAGAAGTATTTGAAATGATAACTCAACGTATGGAAGAAGAAATGaccaa atatttatctcTGAGAGCAAGTATTTTATTACCAGAAATGTTAAAACTTCTAGCAAAATTTCATGCAACAACAGCATTTTGGTTAGTACAAgtatatttgaatgaaattggagaaaatgaacaaaatgatTACATTCCAAAAGAATGTAAAGTGGTAACGTTTCCTTTACCAGAAACTGTTCCAGATACTTTGAg ATGCATTCCTGAATTCGTAATAGAAAATACTATtcgatttttgtatttattacgccgtttaaatccaaatatttttgaagaacaaGGATCGGCTTTTCTTACACCTGTGCTTTCAGAg ataatagtATTAATGGAATCTCAACAACGTTTATATAATCCTCATTTACGTGCTCGTCTGGCAGAAGCTTTAGAGGCTCTTTTACCTACAACCGATGAAACTATGAGCCCTGTAACACCAATTATAGGGACATTCCATAgagaacaattatttattacacatcCATATAGACAATAT atTGTTCCAAATTTACTTAAAGTATTTGTAAGCATTGAAATGACTGGACAAAGCGTacaatttgaacaaaaatttaattatcgacgACCAATGTATATTgttatggaatatttatggAAACTGCCAGAAcatcgtaataattttat TTCTTTAGCTGAAGAAGCAGAAACCAATATGGAAGCAGCTCAACCTCCATTATTTTTgcgttttataaatcttttgatgAATGATgcagtttttttattagatgaaGCACTTTCAACCATGGCTCAATTAAAACAGTTAATTCAAGCgag ggAAAGTGGAGAATGGAATAAACTACCACAACATGAACGTGATCAACAGGCTCATTATCTTTTACATCTTGGAATGATAGCtcgatttgataatatattaggtagaaaaactatatatacattaaaaatgttaactaCAGAAATAAAATCCATCTTTTGTCATCCAACAATGGTGGATCGTATTGCTTCAatgcttaattatttattgcttcAATTGGTTGgaccaaacaaaaaaaatcttaag gtcAATGGTCAAAAAGAATATGCTTTCAATCCAGCAAatttagtattaaatatatgcgaaatttatataaatcttagtCAAAATGAATCTTTTACGCTTGCTGTTTCGCAAGATGGTCGTTCATACAGTTCAGAACTTTTCAAATTAGCTGACAATGTTCTTG ttCGTATCGGTGGCGTAGGTATATTAGGCGATTTAGatcaatttgcaaaaaatgtaGAAGCAGCTGCAAgtcataaaaaagaagaagatgaaattttaattgatgctCCTGATGAATTTCTTGATCCAATTATGTCTACATTAATGACAGATCCTGTCATTCTTCCATCATCAAAGATAACTATAGATCGCCAAACTATCGCAAggttagaatttttttgtttattcaaagcatttttatataaaatatgtataattatattattaatactatttagGCATTTATTAAGTGATCAAACTGATCCATTTAATCGATCTCCTCTTACTATGGATAtggtaaaatcaaatattgaacTTCAACATAGAGTACAAGAATGGATTCAACaaaaaaagcaagaaaaaatgaaaaattgccattga